A window of Chiloscyllium plagiosum isolate BGI_BamShark_2017 unplaced genomic scaffold, ASM401019v2 scaf_8462, whole genome shotgun sequence genomic DNA:
TTTGTCTTGTCCAGTTCTTCTTGCTTTGAGTTGAGCTCCATTTCTGTTTTCTCAAGTAACATCTCAAGTGCATTGTTCCTTTCGATCAAAGTCAACGGCAGCGTCTGATATTTGAGAGATTTGTTTTACAATGTGTAATAGATCAAGAAAGGGATGGAATATTAAAAACAATAATGGATTACCTCAGTCACAGGTTTCTTAACTGGGCTCTCTTTCCCCTGCAAAACCAGCCCTTTGTGCTTTAACTTTATGTCAGCAGTTGCAGATTTCTCCTCAATATCCATCAGTTTTCTTTGGAAAGTATCATAATCCAGCTTCAGCTTTTTCAGGGCTTGATCCTTTTCCTGTAATTGAATGCAGGTCGAGTAATTAATGACACATTAAATTGAGATGGTAAGAAATAAACATATCACCTCtttatgttttcttttaacaTTCCTCTAAAGTTCTAAAAATTTTGGATAGTTGAGAAGAGAGTTAATAATGTGAACTACATTAGCAATTTAAGTGATCTTTAAAAGGAATGTTGTATCAAGCATTCATAATGATCTCATTCCATCTCACTCTCATTTCTCTTACCTTAACAGTACTTTCCAATGACTTAATTTTGTCAGAATAATTAACAACTTCAAAAGCTACATCATTCACCATTGCATTTTCTTCCAAGCATGTTTCTGTGACAGTTCCAGTTTCTTCAGCAAGGTATTTTTGGTCTTCTGCATTTATTTTGCACCTCAAGTTCCGGTAATCATTAGATCCTCCCTGGGGTTTAACTATTGATGACTCTGCCAAtccatcatttactgcatcattCTGTTCCTGCAGATCCATATTTTGTTGCACTTGGCACATTTTCTCAGTCTTGTCCCTGTCATCTTTTTTGAAGGTACCACCTCGTGTTGAATTGTCATTTTGTTGCTTTAATTCATCTTGCTTAGTTATTTCACTTGTTCCCTGGGCTCTCAGTTCTTTAACTAGACTTTCCTTCAAATTTATCAAGTTGGTATTCTCATTTtccaaatgatttattttgtctTGTACTGTACTGCTCTCAATAAAGTACGTCTCTACTTCACTTTCCAGTTTCCTGACCTTTGCTAAAAGATTTTCATTCTCTCTTGTTAACTGGTGCACAGTTTGGTGTATTATTCGTGCCTTCTCGCTCTCCAGTTCGTTAATGTTTTTTAGCAGATGCTCATTTTCCTTCATCAGCTCTCCTTTCTCTTGcttcaatcctgtcactgtgtTAGCGAGTGTTTTATACTTGGATTCCAGTTCTGATACTCTTTCCTTCAGCTCCTCATTTTGTGTGCTTAAGTTTTCAACAATTTGATGACACTCTGCTAAGTTCTGTGCATTTTCTTTCTGCATGCAGCTAATTGTGTCTTCCAGTTTACTCTTCTCTTCTTTTAGTTTAGACATTCTCTGTAAACATTCCTCATTCTTCTCTCGAAAGGCTGCTTCTAGCTCTCTTTGGtcagattccagttttgctatccCATTCAGCAGCTCTTTATTTCGTTTTTCCAGAACCTCATTTTCTTTCCTCAAGTTGTTTTTCATGGATTCTTTCTCCTGAGTCTTTTCTTCGGTTATCTCCTCAAGCTTCTGAGATAATTGGTTCACTTCGCTATTTGCAAGATGCAATTGATCTGCTAATTTACTTTTCTCTTCAGATGCATGAAGCAACTGGCTGTTTGTACACTGCAAATGCTGACCCATATCCACCTTCTCTGCCTGAAGTCTCTGGAGTTTAGCCTCAAGTTTTCTAATGGTTTCAGTCAACGCCTTTGGGTCGAAACTAGCAAAATCTCCTTTCAAGTTGAAATGTGTCTTAGGTGGTATACAAGTAGCTGTATCACTTTCAGTGAAATCTACAGTCTTCTGTGCAGACAGACAAGTTGATTTTGCGCTCGTAACCTTCTGACTCTCAAGCTCTAATCGATCAGATTGGGACTCAACATTAGTGATTTCCACAGGAACAAAAGCATCGCTGTATAATTCATTGCCAATTGCTTGGTAGTCTTCACATTTCTTGACTGCTGACTCATTGATCTCTTGCTTTTCAGCAAAAGGTGATGGTAGATCACAACTCAACGAGTCTCTTCCTTCATGGTCCAACAACATGGCCAGTTCCTTTTGTATCTCAGAGCTCCGAAGAATTGCTCTGACCTGAAGTTAATATTATGACAAATTATTCACTGCTTTGCATATCTACATAAATTAAACATTCAGCAGCAAACACAAATGCACAGAACAATAAAGAAATCCAAGTGaatcaaaaataatgttttttttgccTGGCTAGTGTATTTTGATTGGCTAAATGTGTACATGTTGCTGGGTTTATTTGATGGGCAGGGTTTAGCACAAGAGGGGGCCTATGGGCTGGACACAATGATGCAAGTGCAGGTGCCTAAAGTGGGATGGGAGGAGTTTGATGGAAGACGAAACTAATGAAGAGTAAAGGCCGCCCAACAACAGTAGATTGAGAAGATTGTTCCCAACATGGGCctggatgggattgaggggaGTGTGAAATAactcctgtcaccaaatcactcttTACCTACACGTGGaaggtccttgacactgatccagctccctccgaGCCAGCTCTAAGAaggaacaggatgtctgacactcctgttcttatctgtcagccaggggttgCTGTTTGGGCCAGATTAACACCcctaatcaaggaactcatattcattgagatccacctggctgacctcattacaatcactacagagggACGAAAGAAGTGGAATGGGGATGGCATAAGAGGAATGACATGGGAAGGGTGAATGAGATGATTGTTCTGATTAAGTGTGGCAAAATGTCAGGGACAGTTATTTGATACAACAAATTATTCAAAAGTTAGTCTTTGTATTAACAATTAAGATTCACTGGACCCGAACAAATAATTTTAGAAAACCTGCCCTGAGAGTTCATAGAACGCAATAGCCTTAATTCTACAGATGAAAATTATGACAACCATATAAATCCTCCAGAGTTTCTACTTTGTCTAACTCCAATGGATATGCCATCAACCAAGTTTAGACTcggagaatccccacagtgtggaagcaggccattccgccaattgaccctctgaagagtatcctacccagacccacatccctccccatctctaccatggctaacccatctagcctgcacatctctacacatttcgggcaatttagcatagccaatccatctaacctgcacatctttggattgtgggaggaaaccagagcacccagaggaaacccacgtagacacggggacaatgtgcaaactccacacagactgtcacctgaggttggaatcaaacccgtgtccctggtgatatgcggcagcagggctaaccactgagccactgttccagTAAACCATTCGAGGAAGGGGACAGTTATTTGATACAACAAATTATTCAAAAGTTAGTCTTTGTATTAACAATTAAGATTCACTGGACCCGAACAAATAATTTTAGAAAACCTGCCCTGAGAGTTCATAGAACGCAATAGCCTTAATTCTACAGATGAAAATTATGACAACCATCTAAATCCTCCAGAGTTTCTACTTTGTCTAACTCCAATGGATATGCCATCAACCAAGTTTAGACtcagagaatccccacagtgtggaagcaggccattccgccaattgaccctctgaagagcatcctacccagacccacatcCCTACCCATCtctaccatggctaacccatctagcctgcacatccctacacatttcgggcaatttagcatagccaatccatctaacctgcacatcgttggattgtgggaggaaaccggagcacccggaggaaacccacgtagacacggggacaatgtgcaaactccacacagacagtcacctgaggttggaatcaaacccgtgtccctggtgatatgcggcagcagggctaaccactgagccactgttccagTAAACCATTCGAGGAAGGATCAGTTACAATGTTACTACACAACTTGAATCCCAAACAATGGAGTTGGTTAGCTCTGGTGGCTGGATAGCTGGTGAGTGATGCAaccaatgtgggttcaattcctgtactggctgaggttactacaagggactcttcttctcaacttctcccctcacctgaggcatgatggccctcaggttaaaaccACCACCAGTTCTGTGCACCAATCTAATGAGAGAACAGACTTATTAGTTTGGTAAGACCATGGTTTATCCCAAATGAAGATTGGTAGCTGGAAAGCTGTTTTCTTGGATGATAGATTATTGTAGCAAATTATGGCATTATAACAGATGGTTTTCACACAACTAGTGTTTATTTATTGAATAATATTGAAGCCATCGATGTAAATCTGCTTTTTCAGCTCAGGAGAAACACTTTTTCAATTAGACTTTCAAGTTCAATGACCAGACTCAATCATAAGGCTGATCTCTTGACAAAATGTTGAGTTATGTTCCTAGGCCTGTTTTTACACAGGGATAGACTTTCTTTCCCCAAGAATGAAAAATTTGAATTCTGCCATTTTCCTCAGCTGAAATAGTAATtagaaattttgttttcaaagcaGTTTTGTTGCAACAGTGACTCGAAATTCACTGAAAATATAATATTTGGCATTACTTAGTTTACATTGACATGACAAAATCATTATTGTTGAACTTTATTTTATGCATTTGAAATGTTTAGTGAACGCTGTGGGCATTAAGGTGAAATATGCTCATGCTGGACAACCAAGAATTGCTCCAGTTTTCTTCATCTGGTTCAAACTGCTATAACCTCAGGTCAGATTCATACAGCATACTTAGTTATGAAGTAAAACAAATATGTAAAAAAATGATAGTGATTGGAACTTTTTTCATCTACATTTAAATTTACTCGGAGGTGTTCCTTACCTTCTCCACATCCCCGCTTCTAAGAACCTGCATTAGATCTGCTAACAGACAAGAGTTTGCTTCAAGAAATGGGATTATATGTCCTTCCTTCACAGCTGCAGATAATTTTGGGTAATCGCAGACACTTTCAGAAGCCAGTTCTGTTGAAAAGCACACAAAAAATGACCAAGATGTATTAAAATTTTCACTACCTCAAACAAGTTAtatgtttcatttttttccccccaaactGGTAGGAAGGAGTGTGctctactttttaaaatcaatgaagATCAGAGGAAACCTTAACAAATTATGTAAAAATATTAAGTTTAAATCACGATAAATTAAATCCATAGAACATCTGTATCCTAGCATTGCAAATTTGATCCAGTCAGTTTTCTCACACATTAACATCAGTACCAGACAAGGAGGTTTAGTTAAAATATCCCCATAAACAAACATATTAGTCTGAAattagagatgaggaggaatttatcaGAAGTTTATATccagtaagttaaaaatcacacgacaccaggttatacaccaacaggtttatttggaagttgagAAGTGGGgcgctggaaaaacgcagcaggtcaggcagcattcgagaaggagaattgatgtttcagacataagcccttcatcatgaatgtggtGAGGAGGGGcacaagggagctgagagataaataggaggaggggtgtggggctgcggctggggggaaggtagattggaaagtgatagatagatgcaggtgggggtgatggtgataggtcatagGTAAGgatggaacagataggtgggaaggaagacagacAGGTCGGACAGTACAAGAGGGCAGTGCctggttggagggttggatctgggatgaggtagggagAGGGAAGGTGAGGAAACTATGTGTATGACACTAttaccttttgctataaatgctgtgtcctatgatcctactccactaactccctaatgaaggagcagctctccgaaagctttgtacttccaaataaacctgtcggattataacctggtgttgtgtgatctttaactttgtccaccccagtccaacacaggcagcTCCACATTATATCTAGTAAGGCAGACTAGGAGGTTTAATTGAGAGAGCTGCTGACGTTTCAGAGGTCAAGTCTTCACTTTTCTTTCCAGTTAATACTCAACTTGAACTGCTGAAATCTGGAATGGACATCAAACACAGAGGAAGAGAGCTCTCTCCTATTTTTTGGCATGGCTAGTCTCAGAAATTTGTCAAACAAAAAAATGCACAGGccatgaacaggaacagtgtgacaTGCCCTCTTAATTTAGAATACAACAAGGACCGTTATAAACATTTTACATTTATACACAAAAACAGAACGGATTTGCAGTTTACAAAAAGACCTGCCTCACCAGAACATTCATTTCCTGGAAGGAAGATACACATGTGAGAACCCGTGTGAAACTATGGCATCCAGGTGACACGCAAAAGACCCTTCTTTGTTATGATCCCTGGCTCATGGTGTATGACTGCATATTTGGGCAGTAAAGGGTTTCCTGACTGTGGGGGATGCAAGATCCATTTGCAACCCAGGCAGGTGACCTAAAAGACAATGTAGTGTCCATCCAAAACCTTCAGTAAGGATATACTGGAAAAATGCTTGAAAAGAGATTACTTAACATTAAACATGAATTGCATCAAAATAAAGAAGCTTTGAGAGAAGATTTATGTGGAATATTTTGTAATACTGAAATGTTTAAGCctcttgaaacaaaaacattaaacCTCACTTGGTGTCATGGAAAATCATCGTTTTACCGTACAACAAGTCCATAGCAAATACAATAATTGACAATATGATGTACATTGATTAAAGAAATTAAGGAGGTTGACTGAAGCATGTAATGTCATGTACAAAGACCTACTTGCAATGATCAAGGCCTCTTGAACGCACTGTCCAATGGACGGAGTCTGAGTGGTTTTGTTCCGAGCTGAGTCCAGAACAGCTGCCCACTTGCTCTGCAACAATTCTTCTCGAAATAAAATGTCTCCATTCTGATTGAGACCAAAATACTTAAAAGTTAGTGGATCCTTTTTGAACTGAAGCCTTCTATGTAACCTATGAACATCTACATAATTAATATCTGGCATAGATCCTTGCCACGAATAAAGGTAATTTTCACTTTTCTGTTCGAAACTGGCAGAATGGTTCACCAGCCCCTTATACAAACTCCCCATATTTTACTTCCTTTGGAAATTAAGATCACGCAGGTGATCAATTCTCAG
This region includes:
- the LOC122547608 gene encoding girdin-like; protein product: NGDILFREELLQSKWAAVLDSARNKTTQTPSIGQCVQEALIIAKLASESVCDYPKLSAAVKEGHIIPFLEANSCLLADLMQVLRSGDVEKVRAILRSSEIQKELAMLLDHEGRDSLSCDLPSPFAEKQEINESAVKKCEDYQAIGNELYSDAFVPVEITNVESQSDRLELESQKVTSAKSTCLSAQKTVDFTESDTATCIPPKTHFNLKGDFASFDPKALTETIRKLEAKLQRLQAEKVDMGQHLQCTNSQLLHASEEKSKLADQLHLANSEVNQLSQKLEEITEEKTQEKESMKNNLRKENEVLEKRNKELLNGIAKLESDQRELEAAFREKNEECLQRMSKLKEEKSKLEDTISCMQKENAQNLAECHQIVENLSTQNEELKERVSELESKYKTLANTVTGLKQEKGELMKENEHLLKNINELESEKARIIHQTVHQLTRENENLLAKVRKLESEVETYFIESSTVQDKINHLENENTNLINLKESLVKELRAQGTSEITKQDELKQQNDNSTRGGTFKKDDRDKTEKMCQVQQNMDLQEQNDAVNDGLAESSIVKPQGGSNDYRNLRCKINAEDQKYLAEETGTVTETCLEENAMVNDVAFEVVNYSDKIKSLESTVKEKDQALKKLKLDYDTFQRKLMDIEEKSATADIKLKHKGLVLQGKESPVKKPVTETLPLTLIERNNALEMLLEKTEMELNSKQEELDKTKTE